In bacterium, the DNA window ATGACCCTTTAAAATAATTTAGTTATGTTAGGAGTTTTTTGGTTACAGGTTTTTATCCGACCGATTTACAACCTTTTAGTTTTAGCTTATCTGCCTTTTAAGGATTTAGGGGTAGCTATTATTTTAGTTACTTTTTTAATTAGACTTTTACTTTTTCCTCTTTTTAGTAAACAGATACGTTCTCAAAAAGAGATGAGTGAGCTGCAAAAAGATTTACAAAAAATAAAAGAGAGATTTAAAGATGACCCCAAAAAGATTCAAGAAGAAACGCTTAAACTTTATCAAAGCAGGGGAGTAAATCCGCTTGGTGGCTGTTTGCCGACTCTTATTCAGATACCAATCTTTATTGCTCTTTATCAAGTTTTTCGTTTTTATTTAGGAGTAGATCATGTAGATCTTCTGTATTCATTTGTGCCGCAGATTAAAAACATCACTCTTGTAGCTTTTGGTTTTATACATCTTGATAAACCTGATTTTTATATTTTGCCTTATTTGGTAGGTATTACTCAGTACTTTTTGTCTAAACTAATGGGGCGACAACAGCAGGTCCAAGCCAAAAAGAAGAGTAAAGACAAACAGACTGCTATAGAAGAACAGATGCAGATGATGAACCGCTCAATGCTTTATTTTATGCCTTTGTTTTTAGTGGTTATTAGTTTTAGTTTACCTGCGGCTGTAGTTCTTTATTTTTTAACTTCCAATCTTTTTTCTCTGCTTCAATATTATTTCTTTTATAAAAAGACGCCAGCGGTTAAAATAAAAACAAAGAATGGATAAATTAAGAAAAAAAACAGAAGAGTTTTTCTCTAAAGCGGGTTTTACAGGAGAGATAGAAATAGAAGACACTGAAGAGGGAAAGAGGATAAATTTTCAAAGTGAAGAAAGCGGTTTTTTGATTGGGCATCAC includes these proteins:
- a CDS encoding membrane protein insertase YidC, with amino-acid sequence MLGVFWLQVFIRPIYNLLVLAYLPFKDLGVAIILVTFLIRLLLFPLFSKQIRSQKEMSELQKDLQKIKERFKDDPKKIQEETLKLYQSRGVNPLGGCLPTLIQIPIFIALYQVFRFYLGVDHVDLLYSFVPQIKNITLVAFGFIHLDKPDFYILPYLVGITQYFLSKLMGRQQQVQAKKKSKDKQTAIEEQMQMMNRSMLYFMPLFLVVISFSLPAAVVLYFLTSNLFSLLQYYFFYKKTPAVKIKTKNG